A DNA window from Fodinibius sp. Rm-B-1B1-1 contains the following coding sequences:
- the recJ gene encoding single-stranded-DNA-specific exonuclease RecJ, which translates to MSFRWVFATPENEEAVSDLQEQLGVPRKIARLLVLRGVDNYEKAESFFRSDLSQIHDPFLMKDMDKATARLAEAVRNREKILIYGDYDVDGTTSTAILYIFLKEFGVDVDFYIPHRFKEGYGINEEGIQYAIDTQADLIVSVDCGITAVKETEQAKEHGIDVIICDHHNVGDRIPDAVAVLDPKREDCEYPFEGLSGAGVGFKLIQGTIKKLGLADKLAYKLLDLVAISIASDIVPIVDENRILMREGLKRINEQPRVGIKALTDLINLSIGSISTSNIVFSIGPRINAAGRMGDATKAVQLLISETPAEAESRAHELESINIARRDKDSETMEEAKAMVDKDYNLDKISSMVLHQPDWHLGVIGIVASRLVDTYGRPAVMLSTIDGKIKGSARSIDGFNIYEAFKECEDLLEQFGGHEYAAGLTIAKENLEEFRQRINDIAAERLSKEDFKPELNIDSELDLSDVDLRFWKLLSQFEPFGPGNLRPIFVSRDVEVVGVPTIVGKGHLKMKVKQNGSGAFDVIGFNMHEYLPVIRNSDEQKLNIAYSLEENEWNGRRTLQVRLRDVEVQDR; encoded by the coding sequence ATGTCTTTTCGCTGGGTTTTTGCTACACCAGAGAACGAAGAAGCTGTATCCGATTTGCAAGAGCAGCTGGGGGTTCCCCGAAAAATAGCCCGCCTTCTTGTTTTGCGTGGTGTTGATAATTATGAGAAAGCCGAATCATTCTTCCGATCCGATTTAAGCCAGATCCATGATCCTTTTTTGATGAAGGATATGGACAAGGCGACTGCTCGATTGGCAGAGGCTGTTCGGAATAGGGAAAAAATTCTCATTTATGGGGATTATGATGTTGATGGAACGACATCTACAGCTATACTTTATATCTTTTTGAAGGAGTTTGGCGTTGATGTTGACTTTTATATCCCCCATCGTTTTAAAGAGGGGTACGGTATCAACGAAGAGGGAATACAGTATGCTATTGATACCCAAGCTGATCTCATTGTCTCAGTGGATTGTGGGATTACAGCTGTTAAAGAGACCGAGCAGGCTAAAGAGCACGGTATCGATGTGATTATTTGTGATCATCACAATGTGGGTGATAGAATTCCCGATGCGGTGGCCGTTCTCGATCCCAAACGCGAAGATTGTGAGTATCCCTTTGAAGGACTTTCCGGGGCGGGGGTTGGTTTCAAGCTAATTCAGGGAACCATCAAAAAGCTGGGTTTGGCCGATAAGCTGGCCTATAAACTGCTGGACTTAGTAGCCATTTCGATTGCGTCTGATATTGTTCCGATTGTGGATGAAAATCGCATTTTGATGCGTGAGGGGCTCAAGCGAATTAATGAGCAGCCCCGTGTTGGGATTAAAGCACTAACAGACCTGATAAACTTGAGTATTGGTTCTATATCAACTTCAAATATCGTGTTTTCTATTGGTCCGCGCATTAATGCGGCCGGACGAATGGGGGATGCGACCAAAGCGGTGCAGTTGCTTATTTCGGAAACGCCGGCCGAGGCTGAATCCCGTGCCCATGAGTTAGAGAGTATCAATATTGCCCGCCGCGATAAGGATAGTGAAACTATGGAAGAGGCCAAGGCTATGGTTGATAAGGATTATAATCTGGATAAGATTTCGTCAATGGTGCTGCACCAGCCTGATTGGCACTTGGGCGTAATTGGAATTGTGGCTTCTCGACTGGTTGATACCTATGGCCGACCAGCGGTAATGTTGAGTACTATAGATGGAAAGATTAAAGGATCGGCTCGAAGTATTGATGGATTTAACATTTATGAGGCTTTTAAGGAATGTGAGGATCTGCTCGAGCAATTTGGTGGACATGAGTATGCCGCGGGATTGACGATTGCCAAGGAAAATCTGGAGGAATTCCGCCAGCGTATTAATGATATTGCTGCCGAACGGTTGTCGAAAGAGGACTTTAAGCCTGAGCTGAATATTGACAGCGAGCTTGATCTCAGTGATGTCGACTTGCGTTTTTGGAAATTATTAAGTCAGTTTGAGCCCTTTGGGCCGGGGAATTTGCGACCCATTTTTGTAAGCAGGGATGTAGAAGTGGTTGGCGTACCCACAATTGTAGGAAAGGGGCACCTGAAGATGAAGGTGAAGCAAAATGGATCTGGTGCATTTGATGTGATTGGGTTTAATATGCACGAATATTTGCCGGTGATCCGAAACAGCGACGAGCAAAAACTTAATATTGCGTACTCACTGGAAGAAAATGAATGGAATGGCCGGCGTACTCTGCAGGTTCGGCTTCGCGATGTCGAAGTGCAAGATAGATAA
- a CDS encoding Glu/Leu/Phe/Val dehydrogenase dimerization domain-containing protein, translating to MMESTTLEKNKAADLSEDFPLFGKLQSYEHEQIVVCSEPTMGLKAIIAVHDTTLGPALGGVRMWPYNNEKEAIRDVLRLSRGMTYKAAISGLNLGGGKAVIIGDPRKEKSEALFRAFGRYVDSLGGRYITAEDVGTDVQAMEWVRMETKYVTGLPKAIGGSGDPSPVTAYGVYQGMKACAQKAYGSDSLEGKRISIQGAGHVSSYLAEFLHKEGAELLICDIYEDKVNALADKVDAEVVDPDDIYGLNVDIFSPCALGGVINDDTMDHLNCDIVAGAANNVLEEEDKHGQMLLDKGILYAPDYVINAGGLINVASELEGYNEERAEGQAEKIYDTILDILNYSEENDTPTFTASNILAEQRMSNVGKIHNIYTSQSNFTGHIGDLYKHANL from the coding sequence ATCATGGAATCTACTACTTTGGAAAAAAATAAGGCTGCTGATTTAAGCGAGGACTTCCCGCTTTTTGGCAAGCTGCAATCGTACGAGCATGAACAAATTGTGGTCTGCTCAGAACCAACCATGGGCTTGAAGGCTATTATTGCCGTTCATGACACTACATTAGGACCTGCACTTGGTGGTGTTCGGATGTGGCCTTATAATAATGAGAAAGAAGCTATTCGCGATGTACTGCGCCTTTCGCGTGGTATGACTTACAAGGCAGCCATTTCGGGTCTTAATCTCGGTGGTGGAAAAGCCGTAATCATTGGGGATCCCCGGAAAGAGAAAAGTGAAGCGCTTTTCCGCGCTTTCGGCCGGTATGTTGATAGCCTGGGCGGACGATATATTACTGCTGAAGACGTTGGAACCGACGTGCAAGCTATGGAATGGGTCCGGATGGAGACCAAATATGTAACCGGTTTACCAAAAGCTATTGGCGGCAGCGGCGACCCTTCTCCCGTAACAGCTTACGGCGTTTATCAAGGGATGAAAGCATGTGCCCAAAAGGCTTATGGATCTGATTCCCTGGAAGGCAAACGCATCTCCATTCAAGGGGCTGGGCATGTAAGTTCGTACCTTGCTGAGTTTTTGCACAAAGAAGGAGCCGAACTTCTCATCTGTGATATTTATGAGGATAAAGTAAATGCTCTGGCCGACAAAGTGGACGCTGAAGTAGTTGATCCCGATGACATTTATGGACTTAATGTAGATATATTTAGTCCCTGTGCGTTAGGCGGTGTCATTAATGATGATACGATGGATCATCTAAACTGTGATATCGTAGCTGGAGCTGCCAACAACGTACTTGAAGAGGAAGATAAACACGGACAAATGCTGCTGGATAAAGGCATCCTTTATGCTCCGGATTATGTGATTAATGCTGGTGGGCTTATTAATGTAGCCAGCGAACTTGAAGGCTATAACGAGGAACGGGCAGAAGGTCAGGCCGAAAAGATTTATGATACTATTCTAGATATCCTGAATTATTCTGAAGAAAACGATACCCCAACCTTTACAGCCTCAAATATTCTTGCCGAACAGCGGATGAGTAATGTGGGCAAAATTCATAATATTTATACCTCTCAGAGTAACTTTACAGGTCATATTGGCGACCTCTATAAACATGCCAATCTGTAG
- the hslO gene encoding Hsp33 family molecular chaperone HslO has translation MISKEDFITKDRLIKGIAKDGTLKISVVKTTDIIKTARKKHGLSLLNTVLLGRALTGTMLMASELKGEERIKMRIEGQGPVGLLVAEANRVGEVRGYVQHPQAEFDYTNGDTNISDGLGVGVMTISKTLYNEAEPRHSSIELIKSNITDDLAYYMVQSEQIPSAILLDVGLDEEGNITEAGGLMIQRMPDAPEGAIDQLQEKMLQFDSISQMLGNGLYIDDIMKKAMDPMEVKELDRQPVDFFCRCTRDRFKNALAMLGVEDLKEISDEGQELVCHFCNEHYNITKNEIEELLMETKAKMN, from the coding sequence ATGATTTCAAAAGAAGACTTTATTACAAAAGATCGCCTCATCAAAGGCATTGCCAAAGATGGCACGCTCAAAATATCTGTAGTAAAAACCACAGATATAATTAAAACAGCCCGCAAAAAGCATGGCCTTTCTCTGCTCAATACCGTGCTATTGGGACGCGCATTAACAGGTACCATGTTGATGGCCTCCGAACTTAAAGGAGAAGAACGCATCAAAATGCGCATCGAAGGCCAGGGGCCAGTAGGCCTGCTTGTTGCCGAAGCCAATCGCGTAGGAGAAGTCCGGGGCTATGTTCAACATCCACAAGCCGAATTTGATTATACCAACGGTGATACCAATATCAGTGATGGCCTGGGTGTTGGGGTAATGACCATCAGCAAAACATTGTACAACGAAGCTGAGCCCCGACACAGTAGCATTGAACTCATAAAAAGCAATATCACTGATGACCTTGCTTACTACATGGTGCAGTCTGAGCAAATCCCATCCGCTATTCTTTTGGATGTTGGCCTTGATGAAGAGGGCAACATCACAGAAGCAGGTGGTTTGATGATCCAGCGTATGCCCGATGCTCCGGAAGGTGCCATTGACCAGCTTCAAGAAAAAATGCTGCAATTTGATTCTATCAGCCAAATGTTGGGTAACGGCCTTTATATTGATGATATCATGAAAAAGGCTATGGATCCCATGGAAGTAAAAGAGCTTGACCGTCAGCCGGTCGACTTTTTCTGTCGCTGTACTCGTGATCGCTTCAAAAATGCATTAGCCATGCTTGGCGTTGAAGACCTCAAAGAGATTAGCGACGAGGGACAAGAGCTTGTCTGTCATTTTTGTAACGAGCATTATAACATCACCAAAAATGAAATTGAAGAACTATTGATGGAAACCAAAGCTAAAATGAACTAA
- a CDS encoding NAD(P)/FAD-dependent oxidoreductase, protein MGDSKHVVIVGGGFGGISVAKKLKRSNVDITIIDKSNHHLFQPLLYQVATAALSPGDIAVPIRAILGERKGLKVLLGNVTEVNKKKQFVALENGQKVNFDYLVLAPGAQYNYFGNDGWKKHAPGLKSVGDALQIRERLLLSLEKAEQLEDPKLREPYLTFVVIGGGPTGVEMAGAIGEIAKRNMMRDYNTFSKNETRIFLVEAAPKILNGYPDSLSEQARETLEEMGVRVLTNTPVTGISESKVSFSEGAIDTPNIIWAAGVAASPLLSSLETKQDRTGRVFVEDDLSIPGNDNVFVIGDAAHKKDKSGNPLPALAPVAIQQGKFLGNLIQNELKDKERTSFNFVDKGTMATIGRAKAVADIRGFKFSGFFAWILWSVVHIFFLIGFRNRFKVFVEWMWHYFTFKRGVRLITDRFSENEDPGN, encoded by the coding sequence ATGGGAGATAGCAAACATGTTGTCATTGTAGGCGGTGGATTTGGTGGAATTTCAGTTGCCAAAAAGCTAAAACGATCGAATGTTGATATTACAATTATCGACAAAAGTAATCACCATCTTTTTCAGCCATTACTTTACCAGGTGGCGACAGCAGCTCTTTCACCGGGAGATATAGCCGTTCCGATCCGTGCTATCCTGGGCGAACGAAAGGGCTTAAAAGTCCTGCTGGGCAATGTTACCGAGGTCAATAAAAAGAAACAGTTTGTTGCTCTGGAGAATGGCCAGAAAGTTAATTTCGATTATTTGGTGCTGGCGCCTGGAGCACAATACAATTATTTTGGAAATGACGGTTGGAAGAAACACGCTCCGGGCCTAAAATCTGTGGGGGATGCTTTGCAAATTCGTGAGCGTCTATTGCTGTCCCTTGAAAAGGCCGAGCAACTCGAAGATCCCAAACTTCGCGAACCCTATCTTACTTTCGTAGTTATAGGTGGCGGACCAACAGGTGTTGAGATGGCCGGTGCCATCGGTGAAATTGCCAAGCGGAATATGATGCGCGATTATAATACCTTCAGCAAAAATGAGACGCGCATCTTCTTAGTCGAAGCCGCACCGAAAATCCTCAATGGCTATCCTGATTCGCTATCCGAACAAGCACGTGAAACCTTAGAAGAAATGGGCGTCCGCGTTTTAACAAATACACCTGTTACAGGTATTAGTGAAAGCAAGGTTTCTTTTTCGGAGGGAGCTATTGACACTCCCAACATTATCTGGGCGGCAGGTGTAGCTGCATCGCCGCTTCTGTCATCCCTTGAAACGAAACAAGATCGGACCGGTCGCGTTTTTGTAGAAGATGACCTTTCTATCCCTGGCAACGACAATGTTTTTGTCATTGGAGATGCTGCTCACAAAAAGGATAAGTCTGGAAATCCCCTACCCGCATTGGCCCCGGTTGCCATCCAGCAGGGTAAATTCCTGGGTAATCTCATTCAAAATGAACTCAAAGATAAAGAACGCACATCATTTAACTTTGTAGATAAAGGAACCATGGCAACTATCGGACGTGCCAAAGCAGTTGCTGATATCCGCGGGTTTAAGTTCAGCGGCTTTTTTGCCTGGATTCTGTGGTCGGTGGTTCACATTTTCTTTTTAATTGGCTTTCGTAATCGCTTTAAGGTATTTGTAGAGTGGATGTGGCATTACTTCACTTTCAAACGCGGAGTACGTCTTATCACTGATCGATTTAGTGAAAATGAAGACCCGGGAAATTAA
- a CDS encoding P1 family peptidase produces MKLLNLLLSLLIFAPFALSAQDQNIRDYGIEIGVLETGPYNAITDVKGLKVGHQTIIQSDYIRTGATAILPHDGNIFQQKVPAAVYVGNGFGKLAGSTQIKELGNLETPIILTNTLSVPTAADALIDHTFSYSENNQVHSVNPVVGETNDGYLNDIRGRHVSKEDVLAAIDNAKSGAVEQGNIGAGTGTIAFGFKGGIGTSSRKLPEQAGGYTVGVITQTNFGGVLQIAGVPVGKELGKYYMSDQLNETPDGSCMIIVATDAPLDARNLERLAKRALLGLGKTGGIASNGSGDYVIAFSTAESVRIPYHSDQHIKSQNVLRNSAMSPLFMAVNEATEEAIINSLFHAETMTGRDGHTVEALPVEEVLEIMEQYGRSGK; encoded by the coding sequence ATGAAACTGCTGAACCTGCTTCTTTCATTACTGATTTTTGCTCCATTCGCCCTTTCTGCTCAAGATCAAAATATTCGGGACTATGGCATTGAAATTGGCGTACTTGAAACCGGTCCGTATAATGCCATCACGGATGTAAAAGGGCTCAAAGTCGGGCACCAAACCATCATTCAAAGCGATTACATCCGTACCGGTGCTACGGCTATTTTGCCTCATGATGGCAACATCTTTCAGCAAAAAGTTCCCGCTGCAGTATATGTGGGAAATGGATTCGGGAAACTGGCCGGCTCAACTCAAATTAAAGAGCTCGGTAACCTGGAGACGCCTATCATTCTCACCAATACACTTAGTGTGCCCACGGCCGCCGATGCGCTAATTGATCACACTTTTAGCTATTCAGAAAATAACCAGGTCCATTCGGTAAATCCGGTTGTAGGCGAAACGAATGACGGATATCTCAACGATATTCGTGGCCGACACGTATCCAAAGAAGATGTGCTTGCTGCTATTGATAATGCAAAATCCGGGGCAGTAGAGCAGGGTAATATCGGGGCCGGAACCGGAACCATAGCCTTTGGATTTAAAGGCGGAATCGGTACCTCCTCCCGAAAGCTGCCGGAGCAAGCGGGTGGCTATACGGTGGGTGTTATCACACAAACTAATTTTGGGGGCGTACTTCAAATTGCAGGCGTACCCGTCGGCAAAGAGCTTGGCAAATATTATATGAGTGATCAACTCAACGAAACACCCGACGGTTCTTGTATGATAATCGTTGCCACTGACGCCCCGCTGGATGCTCGAAACTTAGAGCGTCTGGCTAAGCGAGCCCTGTTAGGATTAGGTAAAACGGGTGGTATTGCTTCTAATGGAAGTGGAGACTATGTCATTGCCTTTTCTACGGCCGAATCGGTTCGCATCCCATATCATTCTGATCAACATATTAAATCCCAGAACGTACTTCGAAATAGTGCCATGTCTCCTCTTTTTATGGCCGTAAATGAGGCAACCGAAGAAGCCATAATTAACTCACTCTTCCATGCTGAAACAATGACGGGCAGAGATGGACATACAGTAGAGGCGTTACCCGTAGAAGAAGTGTTGGAAATTATGGAACAGTATGGGCGAAGTGGAAAGTAG
- a CDS encoding iron-sulfur cluster assembly accessory protein, with product MPAETEDNLDSVIADLIDDDEEEQQEQAASPLEEMQASADVEFSGPAVSLTERAADQVRSIRTKEDLDDDLYLRVAVEGGGCSGLSYKLGFDHQSDDDEVIVSNGVKIIVDPKHLMYLKGISVDYPDGLDARGFTFDNPNASETCGCGSSFAT from the coding sequence ATGCCTGCAGAGACTGAAGATAATTTAGATAGTGTTATTGCGGATCTTATTGATGATGACGAAGAAGAGCAGCAAGAGCAAGCAGCATCTCCGTTGGAAGAAATGCAGGCATCGGCCGATGTAGAGTTCAGCGGACCAGCCGTATCGTTAACTGAACGGGCTGCTGATCAGGTGCGCAGTATTCGTACAAAAGAGGATCTGGATGATGATCTTTATCTTCGCGTTGCTGTTGAAGGCGGTGGCTGCTCGGGACTAAGCTATAAGCTTGGATTTGATCACCAATCCGATGACGATGAGGTCATTGTATCGAACGGCGTTAAGATTATCGTAGATCCCAAGCATTTAATGTATTTGAAGGGAATTTCTGTAGATTATCCCGATGGATTAGATGCTCGTGGATTTACGTTTGATAACCCCAATGCCAGTGAAACCTGTGGTTGCGGTAGTTCATTTGCCACATAA
- a CDS encoding helix-turn-helix domain-containing protein, with translation MYSQNHSAATLSEMDYLDVKNLAQTGEGMYLEFKRTIPSAYKIAREIAAFANTKGGTLLIGVDDDKSLVGVMGYQEEEFLLDKAAVELCEPSVKIIIEIVHFGDRDLLVIKVPEAPNKPIFVKGDDEQIVFMREKDQNKVASKELIEIIKKRNSDEGVTFEYGPDEQKLFRYLNEYGEITVKKFAQVVDIPQQKASQTLVNLVAAEILNLTRKDNTDYFTYAQNDKH, from the coding sequence ATGTATTCTCAAAATCACAGCGCGGCTACGCTTTCCGAAATGGATTACCTCGATGTCAAGAATTTGGCACAGACGGGGGAAGGGATGTACTTGGAATTCAAGCGAACAATCCCATCGGCATATAAAATAGCGCGCGAAATTGCGGCTTTTGCCAATACTAAAGGGGGAACCTTGCTTATTGGCGTGGATGATGATAAATCGCTTGTGGGGGTCATGGGTTATCAAGAAGAAGAATTTCTGCTTGATAAAGCTGCTGTAGAATTGTGCGAGCCCTCGGTGAAAATTATTATCGAAATTGTTCATTTTGGCGATCGGGATTTATTGGTGATTAAAGTGCCGGAGGCGCCTAATAAGCCAATTTTTGTAAAAGGTGACGATGAACAGATCGTGTTTATGCGCGAAAAAGATCAGAATAAGGTGGCCAGCAAAGAATTAATTGAGATTATTAAGAAACGCAATTCGGATGAGGGGGTAACTTTTGAGTACGGTCCGGATGAGCAAAAGCTGTTTCGTTATCTGAATGAATATGGTGAAATAACCGTTAAAAAATTTGCACAAGTTGTGGATATTCCTCAGCAAAAAGCATCGCAGACGTTGGTAAATTTAGTTGCAGCGGAGATTTTAAATTTGACGCGCAAGGACAACACCGATTATTTTACTTATGCGCAAAATGATAAACATTAA
- a CDS encoding NAD(P)H-dependent glycerol-3-phosphate dehydrogenase, with protein MKKITIIGAGSFGTALSIVLARAGNKVQLWAREQEVAYGINKRHRNPAYISDVTLPDSVECSTDPNECFDDPEMVVFATPSHVMREVATNIKQHLNGNEMIVSVAKGIENDTFMTMSQVLSEVLEGTIVDDHIGVLSGPSHAEEVSKFKPTTVVASANSKRTTQIIQDTFLTPMFRVYLNYDIIGVEIGGAVKNIMAIAAGVLDGADMGDNAKAALMTRGLHEMKRLGMQLGASQDTFAGLAGMGDLIVTCTSEHSRNRFVGYNIGQGKSLDDIISHMNMVAEGVKTTRSVFDWSNKLGIEMPITGAVYRVLFEQEDPKDMLYDLMTRNPKEEIVI; from the coding sequence GTGAAGAAAATTACCATTATTGGGGCCGGAAGTTTTGGGACGGCGCTTTCAATTGTTTTGGCCCGAGCTGGAAATAAAGTACAACTTTGGGCGCGTGAGCAAGAGGTGGCTTATGGTATTAACAAAAGGCACCGAAATCCTGCTTATATTTCTGATGTAACGCTCCCGGATTCGGTTGAATGTTCTACGGATCCCAATGAATGCTTTGATGATCCCGAAATGGTGGTTTTTGCTACCCCTTCTCATGTGATGCGTGAGGTGGCTACAAATATTAAGCAACATCTTAATGGCAATGAGATGATTGTGAGTGTGGCAAAGGGGATCGAAAACGATACGTTTATGACGATGTCCCAGGTGCTCAGTGAAGTGCTTGAGGGTACTATTGTTGATGATCATATCGGTGTGCTTTCGGGACCCAGCCATGCCGAGGAAGTAAGCAAATTTAAGCCTACCACCGTTGTGGCAAGTGCAAACTCAAAACGTACCACCCAAATTATTCAGGATACCTTTCTAACCCCGATGTTTAGGGTATATCTTAATTACGACATTATTGGCGTTGAGATTGGCGGCGCGGTAAAAAATATTATGGCGATTGCAGCCGGTGTTTTGGACGGCGCGGATATGGGCGACAACGCCAAGGCGGCACTGATGACCCGTGGTCTTCACGAAATGAAGCGGCTTGGGATGCAACTTGGAGCATCACAAGATACCTTTGCCGGTTTGGCTGGTATGGGTGATTTGATTGTAACCTGCACCAGTGAGCACAGCCGAAACCGTTTTGTTGGATATAATATTGGTCAGGGCAAAAGCCTGGATGATATCATATCCCATATGAATATGGTAGCTGAAGGGGTTAAGACAACGCGTTCAGTTTTTGACTGGAGTAATAAGTTGGGAATAGAAATGCCGATTACCGGTGCGGTCTATCGCGTGTTATTTGAGCAGGAAGATCCCAAAGATATGCTCTATGATTTGATGACTCGAAATCCCAAAGAGGAGATTGTAATTTAA
- the plsY gene encoding glycerol-3-phosphate 1-O-acyltransferase PlsY, which translates to MIALGVVLLLSYLVGSIPSSIWVGKLVKGVDIRAHGSGNAGATNTFRLLGWQPGVAVLAIDFFKGFASSLWISQLAYHIAAGPVTLFEFWSLDPFLSITCGIAAVVGHMFPLYANFDGGKGMATAAGMLCGIEPVSVGIAAAFFLVVLATSRYVSLASLVAAFVYPLVLVVLRYGYGWDIDGSILIFAGFIGLAIIIKHNGNIKRLMNGTENKISSFKPAVGWLNKEEKPQSGN; encoded by the coding sequence ATGATTGCACTTGGAGTTGTTTTACTATTGAGTTATTTGGTGGGATCCATCCCATCATCAATATGGGTAGGTAAGCTCGTTAAGGGAGTTGATATTCGGGCTCACGGCAGTGGTAATGCCGGTGCAACGAATACCTTTCGCCTATTGGGATGGCAACCGGGGGTAGCCGTATTGGCGATTGATTTCTTTAAAGGATTCGCAAGTTCTTTGTGGATTAGTCAGTTAGCTTATCATATCGCGGCGGGACCTGTTACATTATTTGAGTTTTGGAGCCTCGATCCCTTTTTAAGTATTACTTGTGGTATTGCGGCCGTAGTGGGGCATATGTTTCCTCTTTATGCCAACTTTGATGGAGGGAAAGGAATGGCTACAGCCGCTGGAATGCTTTGCGGCATAGAGCCGGTATCAGTAGGTATTGCCGCTGCTTTTTTTCTGGTTGTATTAGCTACAAGTAGGTACGTATCTCTGGCTTCTCTTGTTGCTGCATTTGTGTATCCATTGGTACTGGTCGTCTTACGTTATGGATACGGTTGGGATATTGACGGGAGTATTCTGATTTTTGCCGGATTTATTGGATTAGCCATAATTATCAAACATAATGGAAACATTAAGCGGCTTATGAATGGAACTGAAAACAAAATAAGTTCTTTTAAGCCTGCCGTTGGATGGCTAAATAAAGAAGAAAAACCGCAATCGGGTAACTAA
- the lipA gene encoding lipoyl synthase, whose translation MIKELNVVDRNETTQRRPDWLRVKLPSGEKFKEVSETVSNNSLNTVCSEARCPNMGECWGRGTATFMILGDVCTRSCSFCAVKTGRPVQGLDWDEPRRVTEAAKEMGLKHVVLTSVNRDERKDGGAPIFAECHRQLREAIDGVTIESLIPDFRGVWEALQIVIDTPPDVLSHNLETVPDLYRTIRPQAKYERSLELLQRVKDQGIRTKTGIMVGFGEKREQVIELMKDCVDHDVDVLTIGQYMQPTKMHQPVEEWVHPDQFAEYKEIGEELGLEHVESGPLVRSSYHAEEHV comes from the coding sequence ATGATTAAAGAACTCAATGTCGTAGATCGCAATGAAACCACCCAGCGTCGTCCGGATTGGCTGCGTGTGAAATTACCTTCCGGTGAAAAGTTTAAGGAGGTTTCGGAGACAGTAAGCAACAACTCGCTTAACACGGTATGTTCTGAGGCTCGTTGCCCGAACATGGGAGAATGCTGGGGACGTGGCACGGCTACGTTTATGATTTTGGGAGATGTTTGCACTCGTTCTTGTTCATTTTGTGCAGTAAAAACCGGCCGCCCAGTGCAAGGGCTGGATTGGGATGAGCCGCGGCGTGTTACCGAAGCAGCTAAAGAGATGGGGCTAAAGCACGTGGTGCTTACCTCCGTAAATCGTGATGAACGCAAAGATGGGGGCGCGCCTATTTTTGCTGAATGCCATCGCCAACTGCGTGAAGCCATCGATGGAGTGACCATTGAGTCTCTGATCCCCGATTTTCGAGGCGTTTGGGAAGCGCTGCAAATTGTAATTGATACGCCTCCCGATGTGTTAAGTCATAACCTTGAAACGGTTCCCGATCTGTACCGAACCATTCGTCCACAGGCGAAATATGAGCGTTCGCTCGAGCTGTTGCAGCGTGTGAAAGATCAGGGCATTCGTACAAAGACCGGCATTATGGTTGGCTTTGGTGAAAAGCGTGAGCAGGTTATTGAACTAATGAAAGATTGCGTCGATCATGATGTTGATGTATTGACAATTGGACAATATATGCAGCCTACGAAGATGCATCAGCCGGTAGAAGAGTGGGTTCATCCCGATCAATTTGCTGAATATAAAGAGATTGGTGAAGAGTTGGGGCTTGAACATGTGGAAAGTGGTCCGCTTGTTCGCTCTTCGTACCATGCCGAAGAGCACGTATAA